The following are encoded together in the Helicobacter pylori genome:
- the hopG gene encoding Hop family outer membrane protein HopG, which translates to MKNTNTKEIKNTKMKKGYSQYHALKKGLLKTALLFSLPLSMALAEDDGFYMGVGYQIGGAQQNINNKGSTLRNNVIDDFRQVGVGMAGGNGLLALATNTTMDALLGIGNQIINTNTAVDNNNAELTQFKKILPQIEQRFEANKNAYSVQALQVYLSNVLYNLVNNSNNGSINGVVPEYVGIIKVLYGSQNEFSLLATESVALLNALARVNLDSNSVFLKGLLAQMQLFNDTSSAKLGQIAESLNKSGGAGSMLQKDVKTISDRIATYQENLKQLGGMLNHYDEPYLPQFGPGKSSQHGVINGFGIQMGYKQFFGRKRNIGLRYYAFFDYGFTQLGSLSSAVKANIFTYGAGTDFLWNIFRRVFSDQSLNVGVFGGIQIAGNTWDSSLRGQIENSFKEYPTPTNFQFLFNLGLRAHFASTMHRRFLSASQSIQHGMEFGVKIPAINQRYLRANGADVDYRRLYAFYINYTIGF; encoded by the coding sequence ATGAAAAATACCAATACAAAAGAGATAAAGAATACAAAAATGAAAAAAGGTTATAGTCAATACCACGCACTCAAAAAAGGGCTTTTAAAAACCGCTCTGCTTTTTAGCCTTCCTTTAAGCATGGCGTTAGCTGAAGACGATGGCTTTTATATGGGAGTGGGCTATCAAATCGGCGGCGCGCAACAAAACATCAATAACAAAGGCAGCACCCTAAGGAATAATGTCATTGATGATTTCCGCCAAGTGGGCGTGGGTATGGCAGGGGGTAATGGGCTTTTAGCCTTAGCGACAAACACGACCATGGACGCTCTTTTAGGGATAGGCAATCAAATTATCAATACTAATACAGCTGTTGACAATAACAACGCAGAATTAACCCAGTTTAAAAAAATACTCCCCCAAATTGAGCAACGCTTTGAAGCGAATAAAAACGCTTATAGCGTTCAAGCCTTGCAAGTGTATTTGAGTAATGTGCTTTATAACTTGGTTAATAATAGTAATAATGGCAGTATTAATGGAGTAGTTCCTGAATATGTAGGGATTATAAAAGTTCTCTATGGTTCTCAAAATGAATTCAGTCTTTTAGCCACGGAGAGCGTGGCGCTTTTAAACGCGCTTGCAAGGGTGAATCTGGATAGTAATTCGGTGTTTTTAAAAGGGCTCTTAGCCCAAATGCAGCTTTTTAATGACACTTCTTCAGCAAAACTAGGCCAGATCGCAGAAAGCTTGAATAAGAGCGGTGGTGCAGGATCAATGCTCCAAAAGGATGTGAAAACCATCTCGGATCGAATCGCTACTTACCAAGAGAATCTAAAACAGCTAGGAGGGATGCTGAATCATTACGATGAGCCCTACTTGCCCCAATTTGGGCCAGGCAAAAGCTCTCAACATGGGGTTATTAATGGCTTTGGCATTCAAATGGGCTATAAGCAATTTTTTGGGAGAAAGAGGAATATAGGCTTACGATATTACGCTTTCTTTGATTATGGCTTTACGCAATTGGGCAGTCTTAGTAGTGCTGTTAAAGCGAATATCTTTACTTATGGCGCTGGCACAGACTTTTTATGGAATATCTTCAGGAGGGTTTTTAGCGATCAGTCCTTGAATGTGGGGGTGTTTGGGGGCATTCAAATAGCGGGCAACACTTGGGATAGCTCTTTAAGAGGTCAAATTGAAAACTCGTTTAAAGAATACCCCACTCCCACGAATTTCCAATTTTTATTCAATTTGGGCTTAAGGGCCCATTTTGCTAGCACCATGCACCGCCGGTTTTTGAGCGCGTCTCAAAGCATTCAGCATGGTATGGAATTTGGCGTGAAAATCCCGGCTATCAATCAAAGGTATTTGAGAGCGAATGGGGCTGATGTGGATTACAGGCGTTTGTATGCGTTCTATATCAATTACACGATAGGTTTTTAG
- the hopF gene encoding Hop family outer membrane protein HopF, whose amino-acid sequence MKNHSFKKTIALSLLASMSLCNAEEDGAFFVIDYQTSLARQELKNPGFTQAQELKQLIRDGAVRLQTSAIPLSYYLDILGNKTKTLLSESMKNNAQASQQNGQSHQALVNLEQSLGILGKLLDLSQQYASQGVIKPLVVDVGKQQIGITDSMLSVAQNIVLALGQVDLSKIQQNNNQQLYENIMKVMLLGAGGTNGAYNGVSVGDIATGMQNFSSQTGLIGANSTVSEINALIKSGISLDRETLGLGSFIEKNICSSASSCFSGSQLVYKKGLDRVIGIINTSLNQFESSASSLYKISYIPNLFSLRDYQSASMNGFGAKMGYKQFFTHKKNIGLRYYGFLDYGYANFGDTNLKVGANLVTYGVGTDFLYNVYERSRRRERTTIGLFFGAQIAGQTWSTNVTNLLSGQRPDVKSSSFQFLFDLGVRTNFAKTNFNKHKLDQGIEFGVKIPVIAHKYFATQGSSASYMRNFSFYVGYSVGF is encoded by the coding sequence TTGAAAAACCACTCCTTTAAAAAAACGATCGCTCTTTCCTTACTAGCGAGCATGTCTTTGTGTAACGCTGAAGAAGATGGGGCGTTTTTTGTCATAGATTATCAAACGAGTTTGGCCAGACAGGAATTGAAAAATCCAGGCTTCACTCAAGCGCAAGAATTAAAGCAGTTGATTAGAGATGGGGCTGTGAGGTTGCAAACTTCTGCCATTCCCTTATCCTACTACTTGGATATTTTAGGGAATAAAACAAAAACTCTTTTGAGTGAAAGCATGAAAAACAATGCGCAAGCATCACAGCAAAACGGACAATCACACCAAGCCTTAGTCAATTTAGAGCAATCTCTAGGGATTTTAGGAAAACTATTGGATCTATCCCAACAATACGCCAGTCAGGGTGTCATTAAGCCTTTGGTGGTGGATGTAGGGAAACAACAAATCGGTATCACTGACAGCATGCTCTCAGTAGCTCAAAACATCGTTTTAGCTTTAGGGCAAGTGGATTTGAGCAAAATCCAACAAAATAATAACCAACAGCTATACGAAAACATCATGAAAGTCATGCTTTTAGGCGCAGGCGGGACTAATGGAGCGTATAATGGCGTGAGCGTGGGCGATATTGCCACAGGCATGCAAAATTTTTCTTCGCAAACGGGCTTGATAGGGGCTAATTCTACGGTGAGCGAGATCAACGCTTTGATTAAGAGCGGGATTTCTTTAGATCGTGAGACTTTGGGGTTAGGGAGTTTTATTGAAAAAAATATCTGTAGCAGTGCATCGTCTTGTTTTAGCGGGAGTCAGCTTGTCTATAAGAAAGGGCTAGACAGAGTCATAGGCATCATCAATACGAGCTTGAATCAGTTTGAATCTTCGGCTAGTTCTCTTTATAAGATTTCTTATATCCCTAACCTCTTTTCGCTCAGAGATTACCAGTCAGCGAGCATGAACGGCTTTGGGGCTAAGATGGGTTATAAACAATTTTTCACCCATAAGAAAAATATTGGCTTAAGGTATTACGGGTTTTTGGATTATGGCTATGCGAATTTTGGTGATACGAATTTAAAAGTGGGAGCGAATCTTGTTACTTATGGGGTAGGAACGGATTTTTTATACAATGTGTATGAACGCTCTAGAAGGAGGGAAAGGACTACAATCGGTCTTTTCTTTGGCGCTCAAATTGCAGGGCAAACTTGGAGCACTAATGTAACGAACTTATTGAGCGGGCAAAGGCCTGATGTCAAGTCCAGTTCGTTCCAATTCTTGTTTGATTTGGGCGTGCGCACCAACTTTGCAAAAACCAATTTCAATAAGCACAAGCTAGACCAAGGGATAGAATTTGGGGTGAAAATCCCTGTTATCGCTCATAAATATTTCGCAACCCAAGGCTCAAGCGCGAGCTATATGAGGAATTTTAGCTTCTATGTGGGCTATTCAGTCGGTTTTTAA
- a CDS encoding ABC transporter permease encodes MSVSSLFKMRILSFKKNKRAVFSLYLFIALLALSLLAPLWVNDRPLFIYKDNKAYFPMFKNYAEVEFGGDFFTPTDYNDPYVKNTLLKDAFIIHALIPYSYDTIIMDLDSPAPTPPSFKHLLGTDDQARDVLARLVYGYRVSLVFGILLTLFSVLIGVSLGAFQGYYGGLIDLVGQRLSEIWSAIPMLFLLIVISSAFNSNFWIILFLVLLFSWMGLSQVVRTEFLKARNMDYTKAARALGVNDLKIIFYHVLPNALVATITYVPFLMAASISTLVSLDFLGFGMPIGSASLGELVNQGKDNLTTPHLAIVAFVAISLLLSVLVFIGEGVRDAFNANMLK; translated from the coding sequence TTGAGCGTGAGCAGTTTGTTTAAAATGCGCATTCTTAGTTTTAAAAAGAATAAGCGGGCGGTGTTTTCGCTCTATCTTTTTATCGCTTTATTAGCGCTTTCTCTTTTAGCCCCCTTGTGGGTCAATGATCGCCCCTTATTCATCTATAAAGACAATAAGGCGTATTTCCCCATGTTCAAAAACTATGCGGAAGTGGAGTTTGGAGGCGATTTTTTCACCCCCACGGACTATAACGATCCTTATGTGAAAAACACGCTTTTAAAAGACGCTTTCATCATCCATGCACTCATCCCCTATAGCTACGATACGATCATTATGGATTTAGACTCGCCTGCCCCCACCCCCCCAAGCTTCAAACACCTTTTAGGTACAGACGATCAAGCCAGAGATGTGTTAGCCAGACTGGTTTATGGCTATCGTGTTTCGTTAGTGTTTGGGATTTTACTCACCCTTTTTAGCGTTCTTATTGGCGTGAGTTTGGGAGCGTTTCAGGGGTATTATGGAGGATTGATTGATTTAGTGGGGCAAAGGTTGAGCGAGATCTGGAGCGCGATCCCTATGCTTTTTTTACTCATTGTGATTTCTAGCGCGTTTAATTCTAATTTCTGGATCATTTTATTTTTAGTCTTGCTCTTTAGCTGGATGGGGCTTTCTCAAGTCGTGCGCACGGAGTTTTTAAAAGCAAGGAACATGGACTACACCAAGGCCGCTAGAGCGCTTGGGGTGAATGATTTAAAAATCATTTTCTACCATGTTTTACCCAACGCTTTAGTGGCGACGATCACTTATGTGCCGTTTTTAATGGCGGCCAGTATTTCTACTTTAGTGTCTTTGGATTTCTTGGGTTTTGGCATGCCTATAGGGAGCGCGAGTTTGGGAGAATTGGTCAATCAAGGCAAGGATAACCTCACCACGCCCCATTTAGCCATCGTTGCGTTTGTGGCCATTAGCTTGTTGCTTTCTGTTTTGGTGTTCATTGGCGAAGGGGTGCGCGATGCTTTCAACGCTAACATGCTCAAATAA
- a CDS encoding dipeptide ABC transporter ATP-binding protein, translating into MLEIKNLNCVLNAHFSLQNINISLNPSERVAIVGESGSGKSSIANIIMRLNPRFKPHNGEVLFETTNLLKESEEFMQHLRGNAIAYIAQDPLSSLNPLHKIGKQMSEAYFLHHKNASKTLLKEKVLNAMQQVQLDEEFLNRYPYELSGGQRQRVCIAMSIINVPKLLICDEPTTALDVQIQNQILDLLKQLSAEKNIALLFISHDLKAVKRLADRVYVLKKGEIVETNSTKELFNDPKHEYSKLLIQASNLPAKNLKALDETLLEVEDFSVYYLQKRFFRPSLKKPLIASVNFSLKAKENIGIIGESGSGKSSLALGLLKLALNSGEEKILGQSVGLLNSKAFKPYRKILQMVFQDPYASLNPRLSIQSILTEALRFAYPKASKKEWHHLAKLCLEEVCLNPELLNFYAYELSGGERQRVAIARAIALKPKIILLDEPTSALDKSIQKSVLELLLDLQEKQDLSYLFISHDLDVIKAFCDKVLVISEGKVVEMGAIKEVFDNPKHAYTKRLLESRL; encoded by the coding sequence ATGCTAGAAATCAAAAACTTGAACTGCGTTTTAAACGCGCATTTTTCGCTCCAAAACATCAATATTTCGTTAAATCCTAGCGAAAGGGTGGCGATCGTGGGCGAGAGCGGGAGCGGGAAAAGCTCTATCGCTAATATCATCATGCGTTTAAACCCTAGATTCAAGCCCCATAATGGGGAGGTGTTGTTTGAAACAACCAACCTTTTAAAAGAAAGCGAAGAATTTATGCAGCATTTAAGGGGTAATGCGATCGCTTACATCGCTCAAGACCCCCTATCCAGCCTAAACCCCTTGCATAAAATCGGCAAACAAATGAGTGAAGCCTATTTTTTACACCATAAAAACGCTTCTAAAACGCTCCTTAAAGAAAAAGTTTTAAACGCCATGCAACAAGTCCAATTAGATGAAGAATTTTTAAATCGTTACCCTTATGAATTGAGCGGAGGGCAGCGCCAAAGGGTGTGTATCGCTATGAGCATTATTAATGTGCCCAAACTGCTCATTTGCGATGAGCCTACCACCGCATTAGATGTGCAAATCCAAAACCAGATTTTAGACTTGCTCAAGCAATTGAGTGCGGAAAAAAACATCGCCCTTTTATTCATTAGCCATGATTTAAAAGCGGTCAAACGCTTGGCTGATAGGGTTTATGTGCTAAAAAAAGGCGAGATAGTAGAAACCAATTCCACTAAAGAGCTTTTTAATGACCCCAAGCACGAATATTCAAAACTCTTGATTCAAGCTTCAAACTTGCCCGCTAAAAATTTAAAAGCGCTAGATGAGACGCTTTTAGAAGTGGAAGATTTTAGCGTTTATTACTTGCAAAAACGCTTTTTTAGACCTTCTTTAAAAAAGCCCCTTATCGCATCAGTCAATTTTTCCCTCAAAGCCAAAGAAAACATCGGCATCATTGGCGAAAGCGGGAGCGGGAAAAGCTCTTTGGCGTTGGGGCTTTTAAAACTCGCTTTAAATAGCGGGGAAGAAAAGATTTTAGGCCAAAGCGTGGGGCTTTTAAATTCTAAGGCGTTCAAACCCTACCGCAAGATTTTGCAAATGGTGTTTCAAGACCCTTACGCTTCATTAAACCCTCGCTTAAGCATTCAAAGCATTTTAACAGAAGCTTTGCGCTTTGCTTACCCTAAAGCTTCCAAAAAAGAATGGCACCATCTCGCAAAACTTTGTTTAGAAGAAGTGTGTTTAAACCCTGAATTGCTTAACTTTTACGCTTATGAACTCAGCGGTGGGGAGCGCCAAAGAGTGGCGATTGCTAGAGCGATTGCCTTAAAACCTAAAATCATTCTTTTAGATGAGCCCACTTCTGCTTTAGATAAAAGCATTCAAAAAAGCGTGTTGGAACTGCTGTTGGATTTACAAGAAAAGCAGGATTTGAGCTATTTGTTTATCAGCCATGATTTAGATGTGATCAAAGCGTTTTGCGATAAGGTGTTAGTAATAAGTGAAGGGAAAGTCGTAGAAATGGGCGCTATTAAAGAAGTGTTTGACAACCCTAAGCACGCTTATACGAAGCGTTTGTTGGAATCTAGGCTTTAA
- a CDS encoding DUF2393 domain-containing protein, whose amino-acid sequence MASLAFIQAFLESFKGFLSQATLISVLIASVLILFCAILLLLALLLRNRLASYIAATAFLGAFLSMPFVLNVLLTQAIYPIETRILHANPLSYSNAFSLQVGVKNNSKFSLNKCVLRLEVLKNPHNFVEEHAFKLFVKKSYEKTFKEKILPEESKVFSFFIDNYPYSKTAPYQVSLFCL is encoded by the coding sequence ATGGCGTCTCTTGCCTTTATCCAAGCTTTTTTGGAGTCTTTTAAGGGCTTTTTAAGTCAAGCGACTTTAATTAGCGTTTTAATAGCAAGCGTTTTAATCCTTTTTTGCGCGATTTTGCTCCTTTTGGCTTTGCTTTTAAGAAACCGCTTGGCTAGTTATATAGCGGCAACAGCTTTTTTGGGCGCGTTTTTAAGCATGCCTTTTGTTTTGAATGTTTTACTCACTCAGGCGATTTACCCCATAGAAACACGCATCTTACACGCTAACCCTTTAAGTTATAGCAACGCCTTTTCTTTGCAAGTGGGAGTCAAAAACAATTCCAAATTTAGTTTAAACAAATGCGTTTTACGCCTAGAAGTCCTTAAAAACCCTCACAATTTTGTAGAAGAGCATGCGTTTAAATTGTTTGTCAAAAAAAGCTATGAAAAAACCTTTAAAGAAAAGATTTTGCCTGAAGAATCCAAGGTCTTTTCATTCTTCATTGACAACTACCCTTATTCAAAAACAGCCCCCTATCAAGTTTCTTTGTTTTGTTTGTAG
- a CDS encoding prohibitin family protein has translation MPIDLNEHLKKKNSQKETPTPNTPNNGGRFIPPSNSFNSKKLSVLIVIVLLGVIAFLAKPFEVISSGEIGIKITAGKYEPTPLQPGIHFFVPIIQDILIVDTRIRNINFSRTEDMGVAGKNQGIFRNDAINVMDSRGLTVSIELTVQYRLNPQTTPQTIATYGLSWEQKIINPVVRDVVRSVVGRYPAEDLPIKRNEIAALINSGINKEVSKLPNTPVELSSIQLREIVLPAKIKEQIEKVQIARQESERVKYEVERSKQEAQKQAALAKGEADANRIKAQGVADAIVIEAKAKSQANLSISQSLSDKLLRLRQIEVQGQFNEALKTNNNAQIMLTPGGAVPNIWIDTKSKVKSSIAETKEP, from the coding sequence ATGCCCATTGATTTGAACGAACATTTAAAAAAGAAAAATTCTCAAAAAGAAACCCCCACGCCTAATACGCCTAATAATGGGGGGCGTTTCATTCCGCCGTCTAACTCTTTTAATTCTAAAAAACTATCGGTTTTAATTGTCATTGTCCTTTTAGGCGTTATCGCTTTTTTGGCCAAGCCTTTTGAAGTGATTAGCTCAGGAGAAATTGGCATTAAAATCACCGCTGGGAAATACGAACCCACCCCCTTACAGCCAGGAATCCACTTCTTTGTGCCTATCATTCAAGACATTCTCATTGTGGATACAAGGATTAGAAATATCAATTTTTCACGCACCGAAGACATGGGCGTGGCGGGTAAAAACCAAGGGATTTTTAGAAACGACGCTATTAATGTGATGGATAGTAGGGGCTTGACCGTTTCTATTGAACTCACCGTGCAATACCGCTTAAACCCCCAAACCACCCCCCAAACGATCGCTACTTATGGCTTATCTTGGGAGCAAAAAATCATCAACCCTGTGGTGCGCGATGTGGTGCGCTCTGTCGTGGGGCGCTACCCGGCTGAAGATTTGCCCATTAAGCGCAATGAAATCGCCGCTCTTATCAATAGCGGTATCAATAAAGAAGTTTCTAAGCTCCCCAACACCCCTGTGGAATTAAGCTCTATCCAGTTACGAGAGATCGTCTTGCCCGCTAAGATTAAAGAGCAAATTGAAAAAGTCCAAATCGCGCGCCAAGAATCAGAAAGGGTGAAATACGAGGTGGAGCGCTCCAAGCAAGAAGCTCAAAAACAAGCCGCTCTGGCTAAAGGGGAAGCGGATGCTAACAGGATTAAGGCTCAGGGCGTGGCTGATGCGATCGTGATTGAGGCTAAGGCAAAATCTCAAGCTAATTTAAGCATTTCACAAAGCTTGAGCGACAAGCTTTTAAGACTGCGCCAAATTGAAGTTCAAGGCCAGTTTAATGAAGCGTTAAAAACCAACAATAACGCTCAAATCATGCTCACTCCAGGTGGGGCTGTGCCTAATATTTGGATTGACACTAAAAGCAAGGTTAAATCTAGTATTGCCGAGACTAAAGAGCCTTAA